Proteins encoded by one window of Culicoides brevitarsis isolate CSIRO-B50_1 chromosome 2, AGI_CSIRO_Cbre_v1, whole genome shotgun sequence:
- the LOC134830079 gene encoding E3 ubiquitin ligase Rnf121 → MNLHEPVDANKSLSDMTPEERMRFEHQQMHEKHKGHESMHAEMMIILLITVIVAQIALYQWRKRHYRSYSLVTLLGLWLIPIVICVRSLWWRFTFFWLLFSVITGLVMRKAVKKPIAGTTPRLVYKWFYFIYKLSYGLGIIGYVIMMLTFFGVNLIFRQEPQKWMDLAILFIFYGLYYGVLGRDLSEICADKMAAHVGYYTPSGMPTRQLEADVCAVCGNKLLVSENEEGIIEATYKLSCEHVFHEFCIRGWCIVGKKQTCPYCKEKVDLKRMFCNPWERPHVLYGQLLDWIRMLVAWQPVILFLVQGINYVLGLE, encoded by the exons ATGAATTTGCACGAGCCAGTGGATGCCAACAAG TCCCTCTCGGACATGACGCCGGAGGAACGGATGCGCTTCGAGCACCAACAGATGCACGAGAAACACAAGGGCCACGAAAGTATGCACGCCGAAATGATGATAATTCTGCTGATTACCGTGATAGTAGCGCAAATTGCCTTGTATCAGTGGCGAAAACGGCATTATCGATCGTATTCGCTCGTGACGTTGCTCGGGCTGTGGCTCATCCCGATTGTCATTTGTGTGCGGAGCCTTTGGTGGCGCTTCACGTTCTTCTGGCTCCTCTTTTCCGTCATTACGGGTCTAGTCATGCGGAAGGCCGTGAAGAAGCCCATTGCGGGCACGACGCCGCGCTTAGTCTATAAGTGGTTCTATTTTATCTATAAGTTAAGTTATGGTCTCGGCATTATCGGTTATGTCATCATGATGCTCACTTTTTTCGGCGTGAATCTGATTTTTCGGCAGGAGCCGCAAAAGTGGATGGATTTGGcgattttgttcattttttatggaCTTTATTACGGCGTTTTGGGCAGAGATTTGTCCGAAATTTGTGCCGATAAGATGGCAGCTCATGTCGGATATTATACGCCTTCGGGTATGCCGACGAGACAGCTGGAGGCGGATGTGTGTGCGGTGTGTGGCAATAAATTACTCGTGAGTGAAAATGAAGAGGGAATTATCGAAGCCACGTATAAGTTGTCGTGCGAACacgtttttcacgaattttgtATCCGCGGATGGTGCATCGTCGGCAAGAAACAAACGTGTCCTTATTGCAAGGAAAAAGTCGATCTCAAACGCATGTTTTGCAATCc atggGAACGCCCGCACGTGTTATACGGACAACTTTTGGATTGGATTCGCATGTTGGTAGCATGGCAACCTGTAATATTGTTCCTCGTTCAAGGAATCAACTACGTACTCGGCTTGGAATAG
- the LOC134830078 gene encoding GPN-loop GTPase 1: MAETSENSDGLACLIVLGMAGSGKTTFVKKLAQFKRAEHKPYVINLDPACKETPYPANIDIRDTINYKEVMKQYGLGPNGGIVTSLNLFSTKFGKVVDILKQAKENKYCVIDTPGQIEVFTWSASGIIITEALAAEFPTTIVYVMDIVRSTSPTTFMSNMIYACSILYKTRLPFIVVLNKIDVQNHDFAVEWIKDFEAFHEAIEQEKDYVSNLSRTMSLTLDEFYKDLKVCGVSSKTGVGFSRFFELVQETVEEYKKDYKVEYEKVRKEREAQKAAQEKEILEKAKRKEDGEEVDLTPFITHKPMGVDISDVYLCQGTEEDSEESETEQIVANADDEREEMDFAGFVKAKK; encoded by the exons atggcAGAAACCTCTGAAAATAGCGACGGGCTCGCGTGTTTGATTGTTTTGGGCATGGCTGGTTCAG gaaaaaCGACATTTGTGAAGAAACTTGCCCAATTTAAGCGTGCGGAGCACAAACCGTACGTCATAAATCTCGATCCAGCCTGCAAGGAGACTCCATATCCGGCAAATATCGACATCCGTGACACAATTAATTACAAGGAAGTGATGAAGCAGTACGGATTGGGTCCCAATGGCGGCATTGTGACGTCATTGAATCTTTTTAGCACGAAATTCGGCAAAGTTGTTGACATTTTGAAGCAGGCGAAGGAGAATAAGTACTGCGTTATCGACACGCCGGGCCAAATTGAGGTTTTTACGTGGAGTGCTTCCGGTATCATCATCACGGAAGCACTGGCAGCTGAATTTCCGACGACAATTGTTTACGTTATGGATATCGTGCGAAGTACGAGTCCGACAACGTTCATGTCGAACATGATTTACGCGTGTTCGATCTTGTACAAGACTCGGTTGCCCTTTATTGTCGTCCTGAACAAGATCGATGTGCAAAATCACGATTTTGCCGTTGAATGGATTAAGGATTTCGAGGCTTTTCACGAGGCGATCGAGCAAGAAAAGGATTACGTGAGTAATTTATCGCGCACAATGTCGCTGACGCTTGACGAATTCTACAAAGACCTCAAAGTTTGCGGGGTTTCGTCGAAAACGGGCGTCGGATTTAGCAGATTTTTCGAATTAGTACAAGAAACCGTCGAGGAATACAAAAAAGATTACAAAGTCGAGTACGAAAAGGTGCGAAAAGAGCGCGAAGCACAAAAAGCCGCACAGGAAAAGGAAATTCTCGAAAAAGCAAAAAGGAAAGAAGATGGCGAAGAAGTCGATTTGACGCCTTTTATCACGCACAAGCCGATGGGAGTCGATATCAGTGACGTTTATTTGTGCCAAGGAACGGAGGAGGACAGTGAGGAGAGCGAAACGGAACAAATTGTCGCGAATGCAGATGATGAACGAGAAGAAATGGATTTTGCGGGTTTTGTAAAAGCGAAGAAATAA
- the LOC134831689 gene encoding T-cell immunomodulatory protein yields MVKFDKNVSSFFLQSWILAILLKFIVCTSDTGNNITRIAFGGIRDALPAAYGDFNSDELTDIFILTEGQQTVQILYGSTDSDQLFRPGSQCKFVGYGNNRITSVMPGDFDGDAFMDLLVTVQHEGHENLRDVFILYGSGDDLNCTGTQFAVIKEMRGEPLVLDYDHNMTMDLFGLDKEEKRKFWLFGRERGVFKEVVEMEWHDRAVGEVRIPHSHAILDLNHDFNADLVVSCKDGYEIWHGKKEKGFEFTRAIKLEEVSSSVIWGSGYYGQSVFMDVELEGRLNMVVPVCWSSDCKNASFLVWTDRPMPYNVPVSLKDPSGNFWMFAMEKGKLYEETVTLRVGDFNLDGYPDILATLSHGGTKKTFLLKNEENGVNRATSLSRKFEVQWHNGFSSYGNNTIQGSFFDFYQDGTLDVILVERYGDKYQPFAFRNSLDYDANFIKAIVLTGLKGDRSPSSMTPLGKRRQYYGSNIPGPRIEFNTTTQEGDKQHGTAAQLSQSAYFALQLPYTVFGLGRTPNFVDSLTVGLFTLHKHHSQVIPNSQIIVVPSPINRPDHWAVQLFVTPSKLIWNSVIAMSGVCITILFIILGLHFKEKREDKLEKLAEAHRFHFDAM; encoded by the exons atggtaaaattcgataaaaatgtgTCGTCATTCTTCCTGCAAAGTTGGATATTggcaattttgttaaaatttatcgtttgTACGAGCGACACGGGCAACAATATCACGAGAATAGCCTTTGGCGGGATACGAGATGCCTTGCCAGCTGCTTACGGAGACTTTAATTCCGACGAGTTGACAGATATTTTCATCTTAACTGAGGGGCAGCAGACCgtacaaattttatatggCAGTACGGATTCGGATCAACTg ttccgCCCTGGATCGCAATGCAAGTTTGTCGGTTACGGCAACAACAGAATCACGTCAGTTATGCCCGGAGACTTTGACGGCGACGCTTTTATGGATTTATTGGTGACTGTACAACATGAAGGGCACGAAAATTTGCGAGATGTCTTCATTTTGTACGGTTCGGGTGACGATTTGAATTGCACAGGCACGCAATTTGCCGTAATTAAGGAGATGCGAGGCGAACCTCTCGTACTGGATTACGATCATAACATGACAATGGACCTGTTTGGCTTGGATAAGGAGGAAAAACGTAAATTCTGGTTGTTTGGCAGGGAAAGAGGCGTTTTCAAGGAAGTTGTCGAGATGGAATGGCATGATAGGGCTGTCGGCGAAGTCAGAATTCCGCATTCGCATGCGATTTTGGACTTGAATCACGATTTTAATGCGGATTTGGTGGTTTCATGCAAAGATGGGTACGAAATTTGGCACGGAAAGAAGGAGAAGGGGTTTGAATTTACGCGAGCGATTAAATTGGAAGAGGTGTCGTCGAGCGTTATTTGGGGCTCGGGCTACTACGGGCAATCTGTGTTCATGGATGTCGAGCTCGAAGGGCGGCTAAACATGGTAGTGCCCGTTTGTTGGAGCAGCGATTGCAAAAATGCCTCGTTTCTCGTGTGGACTGATCGCCCGATGCCGTATAACGTGCCCGTTAGTCTCAAAGACCCAAGCGGGAATTTTTGGATGTTTGCCATGGAAAAAGGCAAATTGTACGAAGAAACGGTGACTTTACGTGTGGGCGACTTCAATCTCGACGGATATCCCGATATTTTGGCGACTCTCAGTCATGGCGGcacgaaaaaaacttttttgctgaaaaatgaGGAGAACGGTGTGAATCGCGCGACTTCGTTATCGCGAAAATTCGAGGTTCAATGGCATAATGGGTTCAGTAGTTACGGCAATAACACGATTCAAGGAtcatttttcgacttttatcaGGATGGCACGTTGGATGTGATACTGGTTGAACGTTACGGCGACAAATATCAACCTTTCGCCTTCCGTAACTCCCTGGATTACGACGCAAATTTCATCAAAGCGATCGTTTTGACGGGTCTCAAAGGCGATCGCAGTCCCTCGTCGATGACGCCACTCGGAAAACGTCGACAATATTACGGATCGAACATCCCCGGGCCTCGTATCGAGTTCAATACGACGACGCAAGAGGGTGACAAGCAACACGGAACTGCCGCGCAACTCTCACAATCAGCATATTTTGCGTTGCAGTTGCCGTATACCGTTTTTGGGCTCGGAAGAACGCCAAATTTCGTCGATTCGCTTACCGTGGGTCTCTTTACGTTGCACAAACATCACTCGCAGGTCATTCCGAACAGTCAGATTATAGTTGTGCCCTCGCCAATCAACAGGCCAGATCATTGGGCGGTGCAGCTGTTCGTGACGCCAAGCAAACTCATCTGGAATTCCGTCATTGCCATGAGCGGCGTTTGCATTACGATTCTTTTTATCATCTTGGGACTTCATTTCAAGGAGAAGCGCGAAGATAAGTTGGAAAAACTCGCGGAAGCGCATCGTTTTCACTTTGATGCGATGTAA
- the LOC134828456 gene encoding spore cortex-lytic enzyme-like, protein MASLSEMELYSKTVYAEARGEPHEGQRWVAWVIKNRAHVGRFGGHSIKEVCLKPKQFSCWNGKTDIAIYEPGIYRNIQVLCEEIHRAPISADPTDKSLYYINPDLCDPAWAKKLKKTRKIGHHQFFKE, encoded by the coding sequence ATGGCTTCATTGAGTGAAATGGAACTTTATTCGAAAACTGTTTACGCAGAAGCTCGTGGCGAGCCTCACGAAGGTCAACGATGGGTTGCATGGGTTATCAAAAATCGCGCTCATGTCGGCAGATTCGGAGGACATTCCATCAAAGAAGTTTGTTTGAAGCCGAAGCAATTTTCCTGCTGGAATGGAAAAACGGATATTGCAATTTATGAACCTGGCATTTATCGAAATATTCAAGTTTTGTGTGAAGAAATTCATCGAGCTCCAATTTCAGCTGATCCAACTGATAAGAGTCTCTATTACATCAATCCGGATTTGTGTGATCCTGCATgggcgaaaaaattgaaaaagactCGCAAAATTGgacatcatcaatttttcaaggaatga
- the LOC134828457 gene encoding spore cortex-lytic enzyme-like encodes MSSLGEMEVFAKTVYMEARGEIPEGRLWVAWVIKNRAADGRFGGRTIKEVCLHKDQFECWNNCTDTTISEPDIYRDIWNMCERVYNSSLSQDPTGGCVYYNNPDKENPDWAHRVRKIRKIGNHQFYKE; translated from the coding sequence ATGTCGTCATTGGGTGAAATGGAAGTTTTCGCAAAAACTGTCTACATGGAAGCTCGAGGCGAAATCCCTGAGGGCCGTTTATGGGTTGCATGGGTAATAAAAAATCGCGCAGCTGACGGAAGATTCGGAGGACGAACCATCAAGGAAGTTTGTCTTCACAAGGATCAATTTGAGTGTTGGAATAACTGCACCGACACCACAATTAGCGAACCTGACATTTATCGAGACATTTGGAACATGTGTGAACGAGTTTATAACTCCTCGTTATCTCAAGATCCAACCGGGGGATGCGTTTATTACAACAATCCCGATAAAGAGAACCCTGATTGGGCTCATCGCGTTCGTAAAATCCGCAAAATTggaaatcatcaattttacaAGGAGTAA
- the LOC134831721 gene encoding KIF-binding protein: MTVLKEKLSDTREQYEKAQKLIEEESKSDPVTEPYRSHYKACQVLLDLEKNILNVLQDIPADSETQRAYNAILCHVLKEIGRIYMFTEELSNGEKYFKKALDHIKEASATSEDDPMFIPVLVDTLNQLSILWSQRENLEQSKEFLEMAEKSYKKFREVPGATALTISDIFGGSSDDVEQGKGDIALEKLHTLTLYYMAQVLGNLGDLHKSANYCHQTLKRQIEYNDYEPIDWALNAATLSQYYFTKNALKQSRHLLAAASYMLDKYEQDICAMELSEEQKKTKMDTLNHRSADVARCWAKYGIHILSTSKDRLMQDTDEEADAAEINKEMENLTLNNEFYEFKTLSLSLYENQVGCDFVLTYDDAKLVFVNAQAWLNKAKEHYTAESEATEYARIVQDHVSLYKYLAFFDEDDANRCKFHRRRADMLEELVQLLNPTYYLVICREIWYELGLTYSTMLDIKLTALENIPADQRPTPHQLNKINKLCDSSIKSFQKYLDSYNKATETIPTNLSVDEMHPVLFAYFHIGRLFYKIITPDKKMQLWNIKNSLKYYEMLVKGCTENAEAGELLKAEMGVCKQMTNLLPLKIQKLFAEIQNEGN; encoded by the coding sequence ATGActgttttaaaagaaaaactctCCGACACCCGAGAACAATACGAAAAAGCTCAAAAGCTCATCGAGGAAGAATCCAAATCAGATCCCGTCACGGAGCCATATCGTTCGCACTACAAAGCATGTCAAGTGTTGCTCGACTTGGAAAAGAACATTTTGAACGTTTTGCAAGACATTCCCGCCGATTCGGAGACCCAAAGAGCTTACAACGCAATTTTGTGTCATGTCCTCAAAGAAATCGGTCGAATTTACATGTTCACCGAAGAACTATCGAATGGcgaaaaatacttcaaaaaagcTCTGGATCACATCAAAGAAGCTTCTGCGACATCTGAAGACGATCCCATGTTCATTCCTGTGCTGGTCGACACCTTAAATCAACTTTCCATCTTGTGGTCTCAACGCGAAAATCTCGAACAGTCGAAAGAATTCCTCGAAATGGCGGAAAAATCGTATAAAAAGTTCCGCGAAGTGCCCGGCGCCACAGCATTGACCATTTCTGACATCTTTGGAGGCAGTTCGGATGACGTCGAGCAGGGAAAAGGCGATATTGCGTTGGAAAAGTTGCATACCCTGACTTTGTATTACATGGCGCAAGTTTTGGGCAACTTGGGAGACTTGCACAAGTCGGCAAACTACTGTCATCAAACGCTGAAGCGACAAATTGAGTATAACGACTACGAACCGATCGACTGGGCACTCAATGCCGCCACGTTATCGCAATATTACTTCACGAAAAACGCTTTGAAGCAATCGCGGCACTTGCTGGCTGCCGCGTCGTACATGCTGGACAAATACGAGCAAGACATTTGCGCCATGGAGTTGTCCGAAGAGCAGAAAAAGACCAAAATGGATACTTTGAATCATCGTTCGGCGGATGTGGCACGTTGCTGGGCCAAATATGGCATTCATATACTCTCGACTTCGAAAGATCGCCTCATGCAGGACACGGATGAGGAAGCAGATGCCGCCGAAATCAACAAAGAAATGGAAAATCTCACGTTAAACAACGAATTTTACGAGTTCAAGACCCTCAGTTTGTCCCTGTACGAGAATCAAGTGGGTTGCGATTTTGTTCTCACGTACGACGATGCGAAACTGGTCTTCGTCAATGCCCAAGCATGGCTCAACAAGGCAAAGGAACACTATACCGCCGAATCGGAAGCCACGGAATACGCGAGAATCGTGCAAGATCACGTCTCGCTGTACAAATATCTCGCATTTTTCGACGAAGACGACGCGAATCGGTGCAAATTTCATCGACGACGTGCCGATATGCTCGAAGAACTCGTGCAATTGCTCAATCCAACGTATTATCTAGTCATTTGTCGCGAAATTTGGTACGAATTGGGACTCACGTACTCCACAATGCTCGATATTAAGTTGACGGCACTCGAAAATATTCCCGCCGATCAACGTCCGACGCCGCATCAGCTCAATAAGATCAACAAATTGTGTGATAGCAGCATAAAATCGTTCCAAAAGTATCTGGATTCGTATAATAAGGCGACGGAAACTATTCCGACCAACTTAAGTGTGGATGAAATGCATCCCGTGTTGTTCGCTTACTTCCATATCGGGCggttattttacaaaattatcacGCCCGATAAGAAAATGCAACTTTGGAACATCAAAAATAGCCTGAAATATTATGAGATGTTGGTCAAGGGATGCACGGAGAATGCCGAGGCGGGTGAATTATTGAAAGCGGAGATGGGCGTTTGTAAGCAAATGACGAATTTGCTGCCGTTGAAGATACAAAAGTTATTTGCTGAGATCcaaaatgaaggaaattaa
- the LOC134831085 gene encoding protein LST8 homolog gives MTVEAEPLLATGGYDHTIKLWQPYSGVCIRSLQHLDSQVNALEISPHRSILAACGFQHIRLYDIHTNNPIVNFEGVSKNVTRIGFQEEEKFMFTGGEDCRVRIWDMNSHSPTCKRIFDCQSPVNAVCLHPNQVELAIGSQNGVYLWDVKSDMHEQLIPEVDASIQDICISSNGLFMAAVNNKGNCYVWDLISKEQQLTETSPRLKIDAHKKYALRCRFSPDSSMLVTTSGDGTAKVYKTEDFSLYCELKTEGSSRWIWDAIFSNDSKYLFTASSDTIGRLWRLDKKTVEREYHGHQKAITALAFKE, from the exons ATGACTGTGGAAGCGGAGCCTCTTTTAGCGACGGGTGGTTACGATCACACAATTAAGCTGTGGCAGCCTTATTCGGGCGTTTGTATTCGCAGTTTGCAGCATTTGGATTCC cAAGTGAATGCCTTGGAAATTTCGCCGCATCGGAGCATTTTGGCGGCTTGTGGCTTCCAACATATTCGATTGTACGACATTCACACGAACAATCCGATCGTCAACTTTGAGGGCGTGAGTAAAAATGTCACCCGAATCGGGTTTCAGGAAGAGGAAAAGTTTATGTTCACCGGCGGCGAGGATTGTCGCGTTCGAATTTGGGATATGAACTCGCACAGTCCAACGTGTAAGCGAATTTTCGACTGTCAATCGCCCGTAAATGCGGTTTGCTTGCATCCGAATCAAGTAGAGCTCGCCATTGGATCGCAAAACGGCGTTTATTTGTGGGATGTCAAGTCAGACATGCACGAACAACTCATTCCGGAAGTCGATGCCTCGATTCAGGACATTTGCATTTCGTCAAACGGGCTTTTTATGGCAGCGGTGAACAACAAGGGGAATTGTTACGTGTGGGATTTGATCAGTAAGGAGCAACAACTTACCGAAACGTCGCCACGATTGAAGATTGATGCGCATAAAAAGTACGCGTTAAGATGTCGTTTCAGTCCCGATTCGAGTATGCTTGTGACGACGTCGGGAGATGGCACGGCGAAGGTCTACAAAACGGAGGATTTTAGTTTGTATTGCGAGTTGAAGACGGAAGGGAGTAGTCGGTGGATTTGGGATGCGATTTTTAGTAATGATTCGAAATATTTGTTCACGGCGTCGTCGGATACGATCGGGAGACTTTGGAGGTTGGATAAGAAAACTGTGGAACGGGAGTATCATGGGCATCAAAAGGCGATTACAGCACTTGCTTTtaaggaataa